In the Arachis ipaensis cultivar K30076 chromosome B10, Araip1.1, whole genome shotgun sequence genome, one interval contains:
- the LOC107620303 gene encoding uncharacterized protein LOC107620303: MLTGRMSRWALLISEYDVKLVTPTTIKSQALADLLSICPEKATIEELPNQIPGIIETIYACNEEETWTLMFDGTPSNPQGGAGVVLTDSHGRNLSFMFRLDFSCTNNEAEYEALMLGLKMAQEVGIKKLHVKGDSNLIIQQILEGYGTKERSLALCREQVWRMMKVFDKISFEHVPRTENKHADALATLGSRVTIQNGQHTLEHREKKKGKKKQNNCMEPLAEKKAPVCTEGSRGEASCKACQETKESMQICNVHNWQQPIVEYLDAGFLPSEKIEAERLKKRSKRYFLQKGRCNQLGQKVCTIPKACKLDTCAKRAEEQPQNTIPIPYMGGRFCGTNQPPSMEKKWILVATESFTKWVEAVVVREANAEAVVRFIKENIICRFGLPSVLVSDNGTHFVNQRVWGVLEQYQIKHHKSSPYYPQGNGQAEATDKSLLKILTKMVTDAHKDWSEYLPLALWAYRTTRQGTTGVTPFSLVYGVEVVLPTEIEVPTTRMLLDEARDREAELQELEEKREVVGSKMEEYHRRLALAYDKHVQPRVFLEGDLVLKSVDVVMRKMSLPKWAPK; this comes from the exons ATGTTGACTGGAAGAATGAGTCGTTGGGCACTCCTAATAAGCGAATATGATGTAAAATTGGTGACACCTACCACCATTAAGAGCCAAGCTTTGGCTGACCTCTTGTCGATCTGTCCTGAAAAAGCAACGATTGAAGAGTTGCCAAATCAGATTCCAGGAATAATAGAGACTATTTATGCTTGCAATGAAGAAGAAACATGGACCCTCATGTTTGATGGAACACCCTCgaatcctcaaggaggagcaggAGTCGTCCTTACAGACTCCCATGGAAGAAATCTGTCATTCATGTTTCGATTGGATTTCTCTTGCACCAACAATGAGGCAGAGTATGAAGCGCTAATGCTCGGTCTAAAGATGGCTCAAGAAGTTGGTATCAAGAAACTCCATGTCAAAGGAGACTCCAACCTAATAATACAACAAATCCTAGAAGGGTATGGCACGAAGGAAAGAAGTCTGGCCTTATGCAGAGAGCAAGTGTGGCGCATGATGAAGGTATTTGATAAGATCTCATTTGAGCATGTACCCCGAACAGAAAACAAGCATGCGGATGCTTTAGCAACATTGGGGAGTAGAGTCACTATTCAAAATGGACAACATACTTTGGAACACCGG gagaagaagaagggaaagaaaaagcAGAACAACTGCATGGAACCACTTGCAGAGAAGAAGGCCCCGGTTTGTACCGAAGGCTCCAGAGGTGAG GCTTCCTGCAAGGCTTGTcaagaaacaaaagaaagcaTGCAGATATGTAATGTTCACAATTGGCAACAACCCATCGTAGAGTACCTCGATGCTGGATTTTTGCCTTCAGAGAAAATAGAAGCTGAGAGATTGAAGAAGAGATCAAAACGTTACTTCTTGCAAAAAG GAAGATGCAATCAACTGGGCCAAAAGGTGTGTACAATACCAAAAGCATGCAAACTTGATACATGCGCCAAGCGTGCAGAAGAACAGCCTCAAAACACCATACCCATTCCATACATGGGCGGTAGATTTTGTGGGACCAATCAACCCCCATCAATGGAGAAGAAATGGATTCTAGTTGCAACAGAAAGCTTCACCAAGTGGGTGGAGGCTGTCGTTGTCAGGGAAGCAAATGCTgaagcagtagtgagatttatcAAAGAAAATATAATATGTAGGTTCGGGCTGCCAAGTGTTCTAGTGTCCGATAATGGAACCCACTTTGTTAACCAAAGAGTGTGGGGTGTTCTTGAACAATACCAAATCAAACATCACAAGTCTTCCCCCTACTACCCGCAAGGCAATGGCCAGGCAGAGGCTACTGACAAGAGCCTTTTGAAAATACTCACAAAGATGGTGACCGATGCTCATAAAGATTGGAGTGAATACTTACCACTTGCTCtttgggcttacagaacaactaGACAAGGAACAACCGGAGTAACGCCTTTCTCGTTGGTTTATGGGGTTGAAGTTGTACTGCCAACAGAGATTGAAGTACCCACCACTAGGATGTTGTTAGACGAGGCAAGGGATCGTGAAGCTGAGTTgcaagaattggaagaaaaaagagaagttgTGGGAAGCAAGATGGAAGAATACCACCGGAGACTAGCGTTAGCTTACGACAAGCATGTTCAGCCCAGGGTGTTCCTAGAGGGTGATCTGGTGCTAAAATCAGTAGACGTAGTAATGAGGAAGATGTCTTTGCCAAAATGGGCTCCCAAATAG
- the LOC110268370 gene encoding uncharacterized protein LOC110268370: MPRVKLAEIMDSDPEDSSNSLGTDSSMNDMDDVPEEYAMGFSESIPQPWVKPSNKRVTFVDPPLMKKPFLDPPSSGLLLGMDKTMKPAFDSSDCRVLGEFVEKPSYQVGPTLLCSRLKRQEFPWTSFKFEAATHINKVWQKWVFTVLFEEGGSFVRRLESAGVAEAIRTSAGLGVQRNGSDMSLLWQRWCSQTHTFLTSWGEFSPTLEDVVVLLQLPVFGSVISLFFAQILICLSLHDIFK; encoded by the exons ATGCCTCGTGTGAAACTTGCTGAGATAATGGATAGTGACCCAGAGGACTCTAGTAATAGTTTAGGTACTGACTCTTCTATGAATGATATGGACGATGTTCCTGAAGAATATGCAATGGGATTTTCTGAATCTATCCCCCAACCTTGGGTTAAACCATCAAATAAGAGGGTTACTTTTGTGGATCCTCCTCTGATGAAGAAACCTTTTTTGGACCCTCCTTCTTCTGGCTTGTTATTAGGTATGGATAAAACTATGAAACCCGCCTTTGATTCTTCAGATTGTAGAGTTTTGGGTGAATTTGTTGAGAAGCCTTCATATCAAGTGGGTCCTACTCTACTTTGTTCTCGGTTGAAGCGCCAAGAATTTCCATGGACGTCTTTTAAATTTGAGGCAGCTACTCACATAAATAAGGTTTGGCAAAAGTGGGTGTTCACAGTATTGTTTGAGGAGGGTGGTAGTTTTGTGAGGAGATTAGAATCAGCTGGTGTTGCCGAGGCTATTCGCACATCTGCAG GCTTGGGTGTTCAGCGAAATGGATCTGATATGAGTTTACTTTGGCAGAGGTGGTGTTCTCAGACTCATACTTTTCTGACTTCTTGGGGTGAGTTTTCACCCACTTTGGAAGATGTTGTGGTTCTTCTTCAACTGCCGGTGTTTGGTAGTGTGATCTCACTCTTCTTCGCCCAGATTCTGATCTGCTTAAGCTTGCATGACATCTTCAAATGA